In Poecile atricapillus isolate bPoeAtr1 chromosome 22, bPoeAtr1.hap1, whole genome shotgun sequence, a genomic segment contains:
- the LOC131587339 gene encoding Golgi integral membrane protein 4-like isoform X2: protein MGTGMCSRRQKGLMQTAFCLATVACLTSGVFLYNHLQQKVRNAEALAQKYKQQQEALSAQLQVVYEHRSRLERSLQKERGEHKKTKEDFLVYKLEAQEALNKEKQDSMNRYGALSSQHKILKNQHDDVKKQLLDLQLQHNSLKLEHRKSLETHSQKFTQLQQEKDSEVTNLQDTVFKLREESKLLRKAHQEVHSQLLNAQAQMEEFRQLKEALQKMPGLRGGGGAGKGQQPLVPASSQLQLGRQKSFQANQENHPTLPSAVPSAQQLAGQGSSSHDGPRPQPHVPFSQPAPAQGANSLPEAVPAWPVQHGDSHVVRFTRTMNSLPNGNPDVKMVMRIQVRSHEESQAPGLSLADPGQPSLAEKPPVPDNHHSAGIRQMQMQSWKDLVSKVNAQMDEEQAHRYSKDLQFAPKAGQKVQRGSPQPPSPRRGAEQAAEKERVDEEELEMDAGVINREENMHSQKEAVVQEPMMPVDAADPAQDPNNQGEDEFEEAELERPDFEEKMGGSEKFKEPSVKEELKEKPPKDAARPPKPREDPLEDYQEDQEQEIEDHGGEVDDTDDLELVQERKDRG, encoded by the exons ATGGGCACCGGGATGTGCTCGAGGAGGCAGAAGGGGCTGATGCAGACCGCCTTCTGCCTGGCCACCGTGGCCTGCCTGACCTCCGGAGTTTTCCTCTACAACCACTTGCAGCAGAAGGTGCGGAACGCCGAAGCGCTGGCGCAGAAatacaaacagcagcaggaagcgCTGTCAGCCCAGCTCCAAG TGGTGTACGAGCACCGGTCCCGGCTGGAGCGATCCCTGCAGAAGGAGCGAGGGGAGCACAAGAAGACAAAGGAAG ATTTTTTAGTGTACAAGTTAGAAGCTCAGGAAGCTCTCAACAAGGAGAAG caaGACTCCATGAACAGATACGGAGCCCTCAGTTCCCAGCACAAGATCCTGAAG AACCAGCACGATGATGTcaagaagcagctgctggacctgcagctgcagcacaacaGCCTGAAACTGGAGCACCGTAAGAGCCTGGAGACCCACAGCCAGAAATtcacccagctgcagcaggagaaggacAGCGAGGTCACCAACCTGCAGG ACACTGTGTTTAAACTCAGAGAAGAGAGCAAGCTCCTCAGGAAGGCCCACCAGGAGGTTCACTCCCAGCTCCTCAATGCCCAG gCCCAAATGGAAGAGTTCAGGCAGCTCAAGGAAGCTCTCCAGAAGATGCCAGGCttgagaggaggaggaggagctgggaaggggcagcagcccctggtgccagccagcagccagctgcagctggggagaCAGAAG TCTTTCCAGGCCAACCAGGAGAACCATCCCACGCTGCCCTCAGCGGTGCCCAGTGCTCAGcagctggcaggacagggatctTCCAGCCATGATGGCCCCAGGCCACAGCCACATGTGCCCTTCAGtcagccagccccagcacagggtgCCAATTCACTGCCAGAGGCCGTGCCAGCCTGGCCAGTGCAGCATGGGGACAGCCACGTGGTCAGGTTCACCCGCACCATGAACAGCTTGCCCAACGGGAACCCA GATGTGAAGATGGTGATGCGCATCCAGGTGCGAAGCCATGAGGAAAGCCAGGCTcctgggctgtccctggctgaTCCAGGACAACCCTCTCTAGCAGAAAAGCCTCCAGTACCAGACAACCACCACTCAGCAGGGATCAGACAAATGCAAATGCAAAG CTGGAAGGACCTCGTTAGCAAGGTGAATGCCCAGATGGACGAGGAACAAGCACATAGGTACTCCAAGGACCTTCAGTTTGCCCCCAAGGCTGGGCAGAAGGTACAGAgaggcagcccccagccccccagcccgaggagaggggcagagcaggcagcagagaaggagagggtggatgaggaggagctggaaatgG aTGCAGGAGTGATCAACAGGGAGGAGAACATGCACTCACAGAAAGAGGCCGTAGTCCAGGAGCCCATG ATGCCAGTTGATGCTGCAGATCCTGCCCAGGACCCCAATAACCAAGGTGAGGATGAGTTTGAGGAGGCTGAGCTGGAGAGACCTGACTTTGAAGAGAAGATGGGAGGCTCAGAGAAGTTTAAGGAGCCCAGCGTTAAAGAAGAGTTGAAGGAGAAACCACCAAAG GATGCTGCCAGACCTCCCAAGCCCAGGGAAGACCCACTGGAGGACTACCAAGAAGATCAGGAGCAAGAAATT GAGGATCATGGAGGGGAGGTGGATGACACTGATGACCTGGAGCTTGTCCAAGAGCGGAAGGACCGTGGGTGA
- the LOC131587339 gene encoding Golgi integral membrane protein 4-like isoform X4 gives MGTGMCSRRQKGLMQTAFCLATVACLTSGVFLYNHLQQKVRNAEALAQKYKQQQEALSAQLQVVYEHRSRLERSLQKERGEHKKTKEDFLVYKLEAQEALNKEKQDSMNRYGALSSQHKILKNQHDDVKKQLLDLQLQHNSLKLEHRKSLETHSQKFTQLQQEKDSEVTNLQGEDTVFKLREESKLLRKAHQEVHSQLLNAQAQMEEFRQLKEALQKMPGLRGGGGAGKGQQPLVPASSQLQLGRQKSFQANQENHPTLPSAVPSAQQLAGQGSSSHDGPRPQPHVPFSQPAPAQGANSLPEAVPAWPVQHGDSHVVRFTRTMNSLPNGNPDVKMVMRIQVRSHEESQAPGLSLADPGQPSLAEKPPVPDNHHSAGIRQMQMQSWKDLVSKVNAQMDEEQAHRYSKDLQFAPKAGQKVQRGSPQPPSPRRGAEQAAEKERVDEEELEMDAGVINREENMHSQKEAVVQEPMMPVDAADPAQDPNNQGEDEFEEAELERPDFEEKMGGSEKFKEPSVKEELKEKPPKDAARPPKPREDPLEDYQEDQEQEIVRHQGGSWRGGG, from the exons ATGGGCACCGGGATGTGCTCGAGGAGGCAGAAGGGGCTGATGCAGACCGCCTTCTGCCTGGCCACCGTGGCCTGCCTGACCTCCGGAGTTTTCCTCTACAACCACTTGCAGCAGAAGGTGCGGAACGCCGAAGCGCTGGCGCAGAAatacaaacagcagcaggaagcgCTGTCAGCCCAGCTCCAAG TGGTGTACGAGCACCGGTCCCGGCTGGAGCGATCCCTGCAGAAGGAGCGAGGGGAGCACAAGAAGACAAAGGAAG ATTTTTTAGTGTACAAGTTAGAAGCTCAGGAAGCTCTCAACAAGGAGAAG caaGACTCCATGAACAGATACGGAGCCCTCAGTTCCCAGCACAAGATCCTGAAG AACCAGCACGATGATGTcaagaagcagctgctggacctgcagctgcagcacaacaGCCTGAAACTGGAGCACCGTAAGAGCCTGGAGACCCACAGCCAGAAATtcacccagctgcagcaggagaaggacAGCGAGGTCACCAACCTGCAGGGTGAGG ACACTGTGTTTAAACTCAGAGAAGAGAGCAAGCTCCTCAGGAAGGCCCACCAGGAGGTTCACTCCCAGCTCCTCAATGCCCAG gCCCAAATGGAAGAGTTCAGGCAGCTCAAGGAAGCTCTCCAGAAGATGCCAGGCttgagaggaggaggaggagctgggaaggggcagcagcccctggtgccagccagcagccagctgcagctggggagaCAGAAG TCTTTCCAGGCCAACCAGGAGAACCATCCCACGCTGCCCTCAGCGGTGCCCAGTGCTCAGcagctggcaggacagggatctTCCAGCCATGATGGCCCCAGGCCACAGCCACATGTGCCCTTCAGtcagccagccccagcacagggtgCCAATTCACTGCCAGAGGCCGTGCCAGCCTGGCCAGTGCAGCATGGGGACAGCCACGTGGTCAGGTTCACCCGCACCATGAACAGCTTGCCCAACGGGAACCCA GATGTGAAGATGGTGATGCGCATCCAGGTGCGAAGCCATGAGGAAAGCCAGGCTcctgggctgtccctggctgaTCCAGGACAACCCTCTCTAGCAGAAAAGCCTCCAGTACCAGACAACCACCACTCAGCAGGGATCAGACAAATGCAAATGCAAAG CTGGAAGGACCTCGTTAGCAAGGTGAATGCCCAGATGGACGAGGAACAAGCACATAGGTACTCCAAGGACCTTCAGTTTGCCCCCAAGGCTGGGCAGAAGGTACAGAgaggcagcccccagccccccagcccgaggagaggggcagagcaggcagcagagaaggagagggtggatgaggaggagctggaaatgG aTGCAGGAGTGATCAACAGGGAGGAGAACATGCACTCACAGAAAGAGGCCGTAGTCCAGGAGCCCATG ATGCCAGTTGATGCTGCAGATCCTGCCCAGGACCCCAATAACCAAGGTGAGGATGAGTTTGAGGAGGCTGAGCTGGAGAGACCTGACTTTGAAGAGAAGATGGGAGGCTCAGAGAAGTTTAAGGAGCCCAGCGTTAAAGAAGAGTTGAAGGAGAAACCACCAAAG GATGCTGCCAGACCTCCCAAGCCCAGGGAAGACCCACTGGAGGACTACCAAGAAGATCAGGAGCAAGAAATTGTACGACACCAAg GAGGATCATGGAGGGGAGGTGGATGA
- the LOC131587339 gene encoding Golgi integral membrane protein 4-like isoform X1, whose amino-acid sequence MGTGMCSRRQKGLMQTAFCLATVACLTSGVFLYNHLQQKVRNAEALAQKYKQQQEALSAQLQVVYEHRSRLERSLQKERGEHKKTKEDFLVYKLEAQEALNKEKQDSMNRYGALSSQHKILKNQHDDVKKQLLDLQLQHNSLKLEHRKSLETHSQKFTQLQQEKDSEVTNLQGEDTVFKLREESKLLRKAHQEVHSQLLNAQAQMEEFRQLKEALQKMPGLRGGGGAGKGQQPLVPASSQLQLGRQKSFQANQENHPTLPSAVPSAQQLAGQGSSSHDGPRPQPHVPFSQPAPAQGANSLPEAVPAWPVQHGDSHVVRFTRTMNSLPNGNPDVKMVMRIQVRSHEESQAPGLSLADPGQPSLAEKPPVPDNHHSAGIRQMQMQSWKDLVSKVNAQMDEEQAHRYSKDLQFAPKAGQKVQRGSPQPPSPRRGAEQAAEKERVDEEELEMDAGVINREENMHSQKEAVVQEPMMPVDAADPAQDPNNQGEDEFEEAELERPDFEEKMGGSEKFKEPSVKEELKEKPPKDAARPPKPREDPLEDYQEDQEQEIEDHGGEVDDTDDLELVQERKDRG is encoded by the exons ATGGGCACCGGGATGTGCTCGAGGAGGCAGAAGGGGCTGATGCAGACCGCCTTCTGCCTGGCCACCGTGGCCTGCCTGACCTCCGGAGTTTTCCTCTACAACCACTTGCAGCAGAAGGTGCGGAACGCCGAAGCGCTGGCGCAGAAatacaaacagcagcaggaagcgCTGTCAGCCCAGCTCCAAG TGGTGTACGAGCACCGGTCCCGGCTGGAGCGATCCCTGCAGAAGGAGCGAGGGGAGCACAAGAAGACAAAGGAAG ATTTTTTAGTGTACAAGTTAGAAGCTCAGGAAGCTCTCAACAAGGAGAAG caaGACTCCATGAACAGATACGGAGCCCTCAGTTCCCAGCACAAGATCCTGAAG AACCAGCACGATGATGTcaagaagcagctgctggacctgcagctgcagcacaacaGCCTGAAACTGGAGCACCGTAAGAGCCTGGAGACCCACAGCCAGAAATtcacccagctgcagcaggagaaggacAGCGAGGTCACCAACCTGCAGGGTGAGG ACACTGTGTTTAAACTCAGAGAAGAGAGCAAGCTCCTCAGGAAGGCCCACCAGGAGGTTCACTCCCAGCTCCTCAATGCCCAG gCCCAAATGGAAGAGTTCAGGCAGCTCAAGGAAGCTCTCCAGAAGATGCCAGGCttgagaggaggaggaggagctgggaaggggcagcagcccctggtgccagccagcagccagctgcagctggggagaCAGAAG TCTTTCCAGGCCAACCAGGAGAACCATCCCACGCTGCCCTCAGCGGTGCCCAGTGCTCAGcagctggcaggacagggatctTCCAGCCATGATGGCCCCAGGCCACAGCCACATGTGCCCTTCAGtcagccagccccagcacagggtgCCAATTCACTGCCAGAGGCCGTGCCAGCCTGGCCAGTGCAGCATGGGGACAGCCACGTGGTCAGGTTCACCCGCACCATGAACAGCTTGCCCAACGGGAACCCA GATGTGAAGATGGTGATGCGCATCCAGGTGCGAAGCCATGAGGAAAGCCAGGCTcctgggctgtccctggctgaTCCAGGACAACCCTCTCTAGCAGAAAAGCCTCCAGTACCAGACAACCACCACTCAGCAGGGATCAGACAAATGCAAATGCAAAG CTGGAAGGACCTCGTTAGCAAGGTGAATGCCCAGATGGACGAGGAACAAGCACATAGGTACTCCAAGGACCTTCAGTTTGCCCCCAAGGCTGGGCAGAAGGTACAGAgaggcagcccccagccccccagcccgaggagaggggcagagcaggcagcagagaaggagagggtggatgaggaggagctggaaatgG aTGCAGGAGTGATCAACAGGGAGGAGAACATGCACTCACAGAAAGAGGCCGTAGTCCAGGAGCCCATG ATGCCAGTTGATGCTGCAGATCCTGCCCAGGACCCCAATAACCAAGGTGAGGATGAGTTTGAGGAGGCTGAGCTGGAGAGACCTGACTTTGAAGAGAAGATGGGAGGCTCAGAGAAGTTTAAGGAGCCCAGCGTTAAAGAAGAGTTGAAGGAGAAACCACCAAAG GATGCTGCCAGACCTCCCAAGCCCAGGGAAGACCCACTGGAGGACTACCAAGAAGATCAGGAGCAAGAAATT GAGGATCATGGAGGGGAGGTGGATGACACTGATGACCTGGAGCTTGTCCAAGAGCGGAAGGACCGTGGGTGA
- the LOC131587339 gene encoding Golgi integral membrane protein 4-like isoform X3, protein MGTGMCSRRQKGLMQTAFCLATVACLTSGVFLYNHLQQKVRNAEALAQKYKQQQEALSAQLQVVYEHRSRLERSLQKERGEHKKTKEDFLVYKLEAQEALNKEKQDSMNRYGALSSQHKILKNQHDDVKKQLLDLQLQHNSLKLEHRKSLETHSQKFTQLQQEKDSEVTNLQGEDTVFKLREESKLLRKAHQEVHSQLLNAQAQMEEFRQLKEALQKMPGLRGGGGAGKGQQPLVPASSQLQLGRQKSFQANQENHPTLPSAVPSAQQLAGQGSSSHDGPRPQPHVPFSQPAPAQGANSLPEAVPAWPVQHGDSHVVRFTRTMNSLPNGNPDVKMVMRIQVRSHEESQAPGLSLADPGQPSLAEKPPVPDNHHSAGIRQMQMQSWKDLVSKVNAQMDEEQAHRYSKDLQFAPKAGQKVQRGSPQPPSPRRGAEQAAEKERVDEEELEMGVINREENMHSQKEAVVQEPMMPVDAADPAQDPNNQGEDEFEEAELERPDFEEKMGGSEKFKEPSVKEELKEKPPKDAARPPKPREDPLEDYQEDQEQEIEDHGGEVDDTDDLELVQERKDRG, encoded by the exons ATGGGCACCGGGATGTGCTCGAGGAGGCAGAAGGGGCTGATGCAGACCGCCTTCTGCCTGGCCACCGTGGCCTGCCTGACCTCCGGAGTTTTCCTCTACAACCACTTGCAGCAGAAGGTGCGGAACGCCGAAGCGCTGGCGCAGAAatacaaacagcagcaggaagcgCTGTCAGCCCAGCTCCAAG TGGTGTACGAGCACCGGTCCCGGCTGGAGCGATCCCTGCAGAAGGAGCGAGGGGAGCACAAGAAGACAAAGGAAG ATTTTTTAGTGTACAAGTTAGAAGCTCAGGAAGCTCTCAACAAGGAGAAG caaGACTCCATGAACAGATACGGAGCCCTCAGTTCCCAGCACAAGATCCTGAAG AACCAGCACGATGATGTcaagaagcagctgctggacctgcagctgcagcacaacaGCCTGAAACTGGAGCACCGTAAGAGCCTGGAGACCCACAGCCAGAAATtcacccagctgcagcaggagaaggacAGCGAGGTCACCAACCTGCAGGGTGAGG ACACTGTGTTTAAACTCAGAGAAGAGAGCAAGCTCCTCAGGAAGGCCCACCAGGAGGTTCACTCCCAGCTCCTCAATGCCCAG gCCCAAATGGAAGAGTTCAGGCAGCTCAAGGAAGCTCTCCAGAAGATGCCAGGCttgagaggaggaggaggagctgggaaggggcagcagcccctggtgccagccagcagccagctgcagctggggagaCAGAAG TCTTTCCAGGCCAACCAGGAGAACCATCCCACGCTGCCCTCAGCGGTGCCCAGTGCTCAGcagctggcaggacagggatctTCCAGCCATGATGGCCCCAGGCCACAGCCACATGTGCCCTTCAGtcagccagccccagcacagggtgCCAATTCACTGCCAGAGGCCGTGCCAGCCTGGCCAGTGCAGCATGGGGACAGCCACGTGGTCAGGTTCACCCGCACCATGAACAGCTTGCCCAACGGGAACCCA GATGTGAAGATGGTGATGCGCATCCAGGTGCGAAGCCATGAGGAAAGCCAGGCTcctgggctgtccctggctgaTCCAGGACAACCCTCTCTAGCAGAAAAGCCTCCAGTACCAGACAACCACCACTCAGCAGGGATCAGACAAATGCAAATGCAAAG CTGGAAGGACCTCGTTAGCAAGGTGAATGCCCAGATGGACGAGGAACAAGCACATAGGTACTCCAAGGACCTTCAGTTTGCCCCCAAGGCTGGGCAGAAGGTACAGAgaggcagcccccagccccccagcccgaggagaggggcagagcaggcagcagagaaggagagggtggatgaggaggagctggaaatgG GAGTGATCAACAGGGAGGAGAACATGCACTCACAGAAAGAGGCCGTAGTCCAGGAGCCCATG ATGCCAGTTGATGCTGCAGATCCTGCCCAGGACCCCAATAACCAAGGTGAGGATGAGTTTGAGGAGGCTGAGCTGGAGAGACCTGACTTTGAAGAGAAGATGGGAGGCTCAGAGAAGTTTAAGGAGCCCAGCGTTAAAGAAGAGTTGAAGGAGAAACCACCAAAG GATGCTGCCAGACCTCCCAAGCCCAGGGAAGACCCACTGGAGGACTACCAAGAAGATCAGGAGCAAGAAATT GAGGATCATGGAGGGGAGGTGGATGACACTGATGACCTGGAGCTTGTCCAAGAGCGGAAGGACCGTGGGTGA
- the FNDC10 gene encoding fibronectin type III domain-containing protein 10 translates to MPGTPSLLPPLLALLCLGVADPNPDPDRDPDEPWCPYKVGGDGAAAARLCFRPPARGFQCSARGCRAHRSAGGALVANVLRNGSVLLQWGLRHWGPPPRPAAALRGFALNCSWDGTYTRFPCDSVELGAACRDYLLAEAHGSVRYRLCLQPRYAPPRPAPPAQCVEFRVEPAAMRDIVVAMTAVGGSICVMLVFICLLVAYITENLMSPALSRGGHAAAAPRRA, encoded by the coding sequence ATGCCCGGCACGCCCAGCCTGCTGCCTCCGCTTCTCGCCCTGCTTTGCCTCGGGGTCGCTGACCCCAACCCCGACCCCGACCGCGACCCCGACGAGCCGTGGTGCCCCTACAAGGTGGGCGGCGAtggcgcggcggcggcgcggctcTGCTTCCGCCCGCCGGCCCGCGGCTTCCAGTGCTCGGCGCGGGGGTGCCGCGCCCACCGCTCCGCGGGCGGTGCGCTGGTGGCCAACGTGCTGCGGAACGGCAGCgtgctgctgcagtgggggCTGCGGCACTGggggccgccgccgcgccccgccgccgccctgCGCGGCTTCGCGCTCAACTGCTCCTGGGACGGCACCTACACGCGCTTCCCCTGCGACAGCGTGGAGCTGGGAGCCGCATGTCGCGACTACCTGCTGGCCGAGGCGCACGGCAGCGTGCGCTACCGCCTGTGCCTGCAGCCGCGCTacgccccgccgcgccccgcgccgcccgcgcAGTGCGTGGAGTTCCGCGTGGAGCCCGCGGCCATGCGCGATATCGTCGTGGCCATGACGGCCGTGGGGGGATCCATCTGCGTGATGCTCGTCTTCATCTGCCTGCTGGTGGCCTACATCACCGAGAACCTCATGAGCCCCGCGCTCAGCCGCGGAGGACACGCGGCCGCCGCTCCGCGCCGCGCGTAG